In one window of Haloprofundus halophilus DNA:
- a CDS encoding ATP-binding protein — protein MSSRNWTSADVAGRKLIVTLGGVFVALVVSYPFLPLVDDTSSDLWAVLGILVGIPSLVLLYGGYRLPRTDIRPELYSTIGIWCLRGIAVSLAILVPIVLANDDPNIVANTLLLTALGSLAGFGAGSYDARAKTRQLELEETVDQLETSNERLARHQQYTDDVLDAIHDVFYVIDENGSLERWNQSLTEVSGYTDEEISSMAAADFFEGNRDAAVAAIRSGFESGSVTAAFELRTKDGDDVPFEFVASTLEDTSADAVLAGIGRDVTGRIEREQQLQRRARQQQSVAELGQFALENDDLDELMSEASRRVADVLDNEYCKVLDLDSNDELLLRQGVGWRNGVVGEARVSAIEAKSQAAYTLANDDPIVVEDLETDPRFDGPGLLRSHAVRSGISTVIGPYDEPWGILGTHDAEPQTFTDEDVNFVQSVANVLAEAIERHRYKVELEQLVADLEESNERLEQFAYAASHDLQEPLRMVSSYLQLIEDRADEELTEETEEFLEFAVDGADRMRDMIHGLLAYSRVEGQGNTLEPVDLNEVVGDVRDDLDVCITESDADVAVAELPRVMGDERQLRQVFQNLLNNALEYSGDERPRVRISADRNRSMWEISVRDEGIGIGPDEQDRVFEVFQRLHPQNDHGGSGIGLALCERIVERHGGDIWVESEPGEGTVFSFTLPAEDEYDE, from the coding sequence ATGAGTTCGAGGAACTGGACCTCTGCTGATGTTGCCGGACGGAAACTCATCGTCACCCTCGGTGGGGTTTTCGTCGCACTCGTCGTCAGCTATCCGTTTCTCCCGCTCGTCGACGACACGTCGTCGGATCTCTGGGCCGTACTCGGTATTCTCGTTGGTATCCCCAGCCTTGTCCTGTTGTACGGCGGCTACCGGCTGCCCCGAACCGATATCCGGCCCGAACTCTATTCTACCATCGGGATATGGTGTCTACGCGGTATAGCGGTTAGTCTCGCCATCTTGGTTCCTATCGTTCTCGCAAACGACGACCCAAATATCGTCGCAAATACACTCCTGCTCACGGCACTGGGCAGTCTCGCGGGCTTCGGTGCGGGAAGCTACGACGCGCGGGCCAAAACACGGCAACTCGAACTCGAAGAGACGGTCGACCAGCTGGAAACCTCGAACGAGCGCTTAGCACGACACCAGCAGTACACCGACGACGTTCTCGACGCGATCCACGACGTGTTCTACGTCATAGACGAAAATGGCTCTCTCGAGCGGTGGAACCAAAGCCTCACGGAGGTGTCCGGCTACACGGACGAGGAGATCTCGTCGATGGCCGCGGCCGACTTCTTCGAGGGCAACCGTGATGCAGCCGTGGCTGCGATCCGCAGCGGCTTCGAGAGCGGTTCAGTGACTGCCGCGTTCGAGCTACGCACCAAGGACGGTGACGACGTCCCCTTCGAGTTCGTTGCCTCCACGCTTGAGGACACGTCGGCTGACGCTGTTTTAGCGGGCATCGGACGTGACGTTACGGGCCGCATCGAGCGCGAACAGCAGCTCCAGCGACGGGCTCGACAGCAACAATCAGTGGCCGAGCTGGGCCAGTTCGCGCTCGAAAACGACGACCTCGACGAACTCATGTCCGAAGCGTCTCGTCGGGTAGCGGACGTCCTCGACAACGAGTACTGCAAGGTGCTCGACCTCGACTCGAACGACGAGCTTCTGCTCCGCCAGGGCGTCGGTTGGCGCAACGGAGTCGTCGGCGAAGCTAGGGTATCCGCAATCGAAGCGAAGTCCCAGGCAGCGTACACGCTGGCGAACGACGATCCGATAGTCGTCGAAGACCTCGAGACGGACCCGCGCTTCGACGGCCCCGGGTTGTTGCGGAGCCACGCCGTCCGAAGCGGCATCAGCACCGTCATCGGTCCGTACGACGAGCCGTGGGGGATATTGGGTACCCACGACGCGGAGCCGCAGACGTTCACCGACGAGGACGTCAACTTCGTCCAGAGCGTCGCCAACGTGCTCGCGGAAGCCATCGAACGCCACAGATACAAAGTGGAACTCGAGCAGCTAGTCGCCGACCTCGAAGAGTCCAACGAGCGGCTTGAACAGTTCGCCTACGCCGCCTCTCACGACCTTCAAGAACCGCTCCGGATGGTGTCGAGCTATCTGCAGTTGATCGAGGATCGAGCCGACGAAGAACTAACCGAGGAGACCGAAGAGTTCCTCGAATTCGCCGTCGACGGCGCCGACCGCATGCGTGATATGATACACGGGTTACTGGCGTACTCGCGCGTGGAGGGCCAGGGGAACACACTCGAACCGGTTGACCTCAACGAAGTGGTCGGAGACGTGCGCGACGACCTCGACGTGTGTATAACCGAGAGTGATGCCGACGTAGCCGTCGCGGAACTGCCTCGCGTGATGGGAGACGAACGTCAGTTGCGTCAGGTGTTTCAGAACTTGTTGAACAACGCTCTCGAGTACAGCGGGGACGAGCGGCCACGGGTGCGTATCTCTGCCGACCGGAACCGTTCGATGTGGGAGATATCGGTTCGCGACGAGGGAATCGGCATCGGGCCGGACGAGCAGGACCGTGTCTTCGAGGTGTTCCAGCGGCTCCACCCCCAGAACGACCACGGGGGGTCGGGCATCGGCCTGGCGCTGTGCGAGCGGATCGTCGAACGCCACGGCGGCGATATCTGGGTCGAGTCCGAGCCGGGTGAGGGAACGGTGTTCTCATTTACTCTTCCTGCAGAGGACGAGTATGACGAGTAA
- a CDS encoding YihY/virulence factor BrkB family protein: MGGLARVLDVTVAVARAAYEEEIKYPAGALAYYAFVSFVPLSVLVFAIIGERLALQLYTTTPQFLTVEAQGLMYDAMTEVSGRTGAGVFAIVVLAWGGANIATGFLAVVERIENAAERSLRVQLRDAVTTLVSFSLALTMIVVTSAVFALLPATPLLGVVGSVVLLVVLTGAFLPMYYVPSRAVMSWSGAVPGALTAAVGWSALLLVIHLYAINATRYAIYGVLSGIIIILTSLYVAALMLMVGVIVNAVLAGE; the protein is encoded by the coding sequence ATGGGAGGGTTGGCGCGCGTACTCGATGTCACCGTAGCTGTGGCTCGGGCGGCGTACGAGGAGGAAATCAAGTATCCGGCCGGCGCACTGGCCTACTATGCGTTCGTCTCGTTCGTTCCGCTCTCAGTGTTAGTGTTCGCAATCATCGGCGAGAGGCTCGCACTCCAGTTATATACGACGACACCGCAGTTTCTCACAGTCGAAGCCCAGGGGTTGATGTACGACGCGATGACCGAAGTCTCGGGACGGACCGGCGCAGGAGTGTTCGCGATCGTCGTCCTCGCCTGGGGCGGGGCGAACATTGCAACCGGGTTTCTGGCTGTCGTCGAACGCATCGAGAACGCCGCCGAGCGGTCGCTTCGCGTGCAACTTCGCGATGCGGTAACTACGCTCGTCTCGTTCAGCCTCGCGCTCACGATGATCGTCGTCACGAGCGCGGTGTTCGCACTACTGCCGGCTACGCCTCTGCTCGGGGTCGTCGGGTCTGTCGTTCTGCTCGTCGTCCTCACCGGGGCGTTCCTCCCGATGTACTACGTCCCCTCCCGAGCCGTGATGTCGTGGTCGGGGGCAGTTCCCGGGGCCCTCACCGCCGCCGTTGGCTGGTCGGCGCTTCTGTTAGTCATCCACCTGTACGCCATAAACGCAACCCGGTACGCGATTTACGGCGTTCTCAGCGGCATCATCATCATTCTCACGAGCCTCTACGTCGCCGCGTTGATGCTCATGGTCGGCGTCATCGTCAACGCGGTGCTCGCAGGCGAATAA
- a CDS encoding Cdc6/Cdc18 family protein, with protein MDTPGEDTSNSPDTDQSTESVVESILDGKRTTVFKNKQLVDPTTIVDHERIYGRDEQLAAEARAFRDTLDGERPPDLLLYGPSGTGKSLTVKAVAEKVKERAETNGIRFDFVSVNFKAMESHTLDRAVWKLGQQTAHKAGVAWELPRKGVSTDAKYVRLYEIVEDHFDSLVFILDEIDALTGSKGEDEPAYSRLLYSLSRAMAEQHVNTLISTVVITNHPKFRENLDSRTDSSYNPTGIHFSDYEAHELIEILNRRRDAFKEDALEESVINLVAAHAAKNEGDARRAIDLLRDAGEDANKNGDTVVTEKHVRSANDSLVKNRVLEIVDGMSLHKKLALYAAAVIADVNDGKAPSPVVYQLYQVICNSSGRDVYTQETVNSHINKAATYGVVSSDRTSGGFKRGVHLLFTFKEPVPAVLETLEQDDAFDSIDREKSRSLATQFL; from the coding sequence ATGGACACTCCCGGCGAAGATACCTCAAATTCCCCTGACACCGACCAGTCCACAGAGTCCGTTGTAGAGAGTATTCTCGACGGAAAACGCACTACCGTCTTCAAAAACAAACAACTCGTCGACCCCACCACCATCGTCGACCACGAACGCATTTACGGGCGTGACGAGCAACTGGCCGCAGAAGCCAGAGCGTTCCGCGATACACTCGACGGTGAACGCCCTCCAGACCTCCTCTTGTACGGACCGAGCGGTACCGGAAAGAGCCTCACAGTCAAAGCGGTCGCCGAGAAAGTGAAAGAGCGCGCAGAAACGAACGGTATCCGCTTCGACTTCGTGTCGGTGAACTTCAAAGCCATGGAGTCACACACTCTCGATCGTGCCGTGTGGAAACTCGGCCAGCAAACCGCTCACAAAGCAGGTGTTGCATGGGAACTCCCCCGAAAAGGCGTATCAACAGATGCAAAGTACGTTCGACTCTACGAAATCGTCGAAGATCATTTCGACTCGCTTGTCTTCATTCTCGACGAGATCGACGCACTCACTGGGAGTAAGGGTGAAGATGAACCTGCGTACTCTCGACTGCTCTACAGTCTGAGTCGTGCGATGGCCGAACAGCACGTCAACACGCTCATTTCGACGGTTGTTATCACGAACCATCCGAAGTTCCGTGAGAACCTCGACAGTCGCACGGACAGTTCCTACAATCCGACCGGCATCCACTTCTCAGATTACGAAGCCCATGAACTCATCGAGATTCTCAATCGCCGGCGTGACGCTTTCAAAGAAGACGCACTCGAAGAAAGCGTCATCAACCTCGTCGCAGCACACGCTGCGAAAAACGAAGGTGACGCCCGTCGGGCAATCGATCTGCTCAGAGACGCTGGTGAAGACGCAAACAAAAACGGAGACACAGTTGTCACCGAAAAACATGTTCGCTCTGCAAACGACTCGCTCGTCAAAAACCGCGTATTAGAGATCGTTGATGGAATGTCGCTGCACAAGAAACTCGCGTTGTACGCAGCTGCAGTTATCGCGGACGTCAACGACGGAAAGGCACCGAGTCCGGTCGTCTACCAACTCTACCAGGTGATCTGCAACAGTTCTGGTCGTGATGTGTATACACAGGAAACCGTAAACAGTCACATTAACAAAGCAGCAACTTACGGTGTTGTTTCGAGTGACCGCACCAGTGGTGGGTTCAAACGAGGAGTGCACCTACTCTTCACGTTCAAGGAGCCAGTACCGGCTGTTCTCGAGACACTGGAGCAGGACGATGCATTTGACAGCATCGACCGAGAGAAGTCACGCTCTCTCGCGACACAGTTCCTGTGA